TTCAGGGTAGGGACGATTGCGCTCGGAATCATTGAGAAAAGTCCTCGCCGCCGGGCGCATATGCACGCCGAATGCGCGCGGGGATCGGCTGCTGGATTGCAGCATGTTGTTGAGTAGTGAGTAGCCACCATTCATCACGCAGAATTCCTCTGCAAATGGAGCTTTCAGCAGCACCGATTCTTCAAGGCGGGGCTCCCGTTGGGTTAGCAGGAGCTGGTAGCTGAGTAGTGCGGAAATCGCTAGTATAAATAGATTGGAAAGGCGGTCGATACGTGGGCGCAGGGGCAGCAGGATCATTGCAAAGACTGCGGCGAATATCCAATTCGTCTGTATCCACTGGTAGTATTCAGTTTCAGTGTTTTCCAGTTTGATGGCCACTATTTGTAGAGCGAATGCGGTCAGTGCTAAGCAGACCCATTTATTGAAAATGCTTAGCCAATACTTTATTTGTTTCTTTTGGAAGGGAGTTTTTAGGTGCTCCCAATACAGCTGTCCACGTGCTAAAAAGATGGATTGTATGACGAGCATGGTGGGTGTGCCGTAGCGTAGGCATAGTTCCATTAGCTTGGGCAAGGTGGCATCTTCACAGTGTCTCCATAGAATGGAGGCCAAGAGAATATAGATGAAAGCTTTGATCAGAGATTTGTTCATTGGGATGCCTGATTCCAAGTTCTGAGGTAAAAGTAGCAATGCGTGCCCTGTTGGACTTGGCTGGTGATGTGTAAGTTGGACTTGTGCGCTTTGAGAATGTCGTAGCAGATCTGTAGGCCAATGCCGGTTCCGGGCTCACCGTTGACACCTTTGGTGCTTTCGAGTGCCCGTTGTTTACGCAGACGTTGCAGGCGTTCGGGCGTGATGCCGACTCCCCAGTCTTTGACAGATAGTTTTATCCGCTCGGAATCCACCTCGGCACTGATCCGGACACGACTCTCGGGGTGGCTGTATTTTAGGGCGTTGATGGTTAGATTGCGTAGCACAGATGCGATACTTTCGAAGTCAAAACGCGCAAAGGTCTGTGGCGGAATCTCCCAGTCCAAATGAATTGCCTTGGTTTTGGCCAGCATGGTGAGTGCGGGAGTGATGGCGTCTTGCAAGTCGCTCAGCAGGTAGGGTTGGAGCCCGACTGAATGTTTGCCAGTTTGTAATTGTCCCCATAGCAGCAGGCTTTTAGTGAGCTCAGATAGGTGGGCTGCGCTTCCTTCGATATCTTTTGTATATTCTTTGATGAGTGCCGGCTCGAGACTTTGCGGTGAATCTGCGAGCATACGTGCAAGGCTGCTGACGCCGTCGATGGGGGCTTTAATGTCGTGAGCGATAATGCGCAATAGCTCGCTCTTTTGCTGGTCGGAGGCCGCTAACTCGCTGGTGCGGGCGGCGACGTCGTGTTCCAGTTGGTTGTTATACTGTTCCTGTAGCTCTGCCCGTTTCTCTGCTTCAGATAAGGCATTGGCTTGTGCGGCCTCTCTTTGGTCATTGACCATGCGTATGCGCTCACTCAATCCCACGGCCAAGACGCCCATTTCGATGCCAGATGCGTAGAGCCACTGAAGCAGCAGCTCGGATGTGGGGATGCCACCGGTCATTAAAATACTGGTATACTGCCAGGATACGATGAGTAATAAGAATGTGGCTGGTATGAAAAAGTAAGTTTGCGGTACCTTTTTGAATACACCGTATAAAGCAAGTGAGAGGGCGATTAAGTGACTGCAGGCCCAGATGCTGACGATGATGCTAATGATGGAGCGCCCAAATAGTGTGGCTGGACCGAACATGAAGATCGGCGAGGCCAGAACCAGTGCATTGGCGAGATAAAGCACCGGGCGATAGGCGCGCGGGCAGTAGTGCCTAGTCTGTAGAAATTCCAGTGCGAAACGTAGGAAGAGCCCGGCGGTGAGGACCAATAGGCCGCTGTAGAGGAAGAAATTGACCCCCGCGGGCAGCCAGGCTAGCTGGCCCATTTCGATTCGACTCAGCAGTGTGGTATGTAGATTGAAGTGGACAATGTGCAGTGCACAGGCGGCTAATAAGAAAAGTATATAGTAGAGTGTGTCTTGATCCCGCAGGGCTAAGTAGATGCACCCGTTCATTAAAATAAGTCCGGTCAGGAGACCCATGTAGAGGAAGACCACGTTTTGCTCTGTGTGCGCACGTTCTACATAAACTGCGGGGCTCTCCCACATGGTGATGGCCGGGAGTAGCCAATGGTAGTCCCTCAGGTAGAGGAAGTATGTTTTACTTTCATGCGCGGCGAACTCGATCTGAAAGGCATGCGTCGCGAAGGGGAGTCCTTTTTGAGCGGAAGGAATGTTCTCGCCGTTCTGATACATCGTATAGCTGCCGTCCGGGTGGATCTCGTAAAGTTGCGCGATGTCTACCCAACGGTAATCGATTTCCAGAACACGTTCGAGTGGACGGTCTTCATAGTTGCTCAGTGGTAATTGTATCCAGCAACTCACGAAAATATCGGAGGAGGTCCGCGAGGTGTTCGGATTGTAGGCGGTGAAGCGATCTGGCTGTTGAGCGATTTCTAAAATTTCCTCAATATTGCCTAATGTTTGATCTTTTAGGATAGAGATTTGTGCCCCTTCCGTTACCGGCAGTGCTACGGTTCTTTCTTCCGGATATCGAAAAGCCCGTAAGCCGACGATTAAGGTCAGTATAAAAAATAGGAGGAATAGTGTATAGCGGTGGCTTTTTTTCACAGTAAACACGGATGAGCGGCATGGTCAGCTTCACGCTGCTCCCAATAGTAGTGTGCGGAAATGACTCAAAAAGCAACAGTGCGCTCTTTGAGTAATTTTACTCAAACGTACGATTTGCCCCGCATAACTAGTCGAAGCTAGTGTGATAGTATCTACCTACCAGCTATGAGAGATCTCCAATCGTCCCTTCCCTTTAGTCAATTACTACTCCTTGCGTTTTTCACTGCCGTTTTGGCTGTACCGCCCAGCTCCCTGCAGGCGGCGCTGCCGAGTGGCCTGGAAGTGAGTCATGGTGACATTCGCTTGTCCGGGGATGGGGCGCTTTTAAATATTCATCAGCTCACGCCACAGGCGATCGCCAATTGGCAGAGCTTTTCGATCGATGCGAATAGTGTGGTGAATATTCAGCAATTGGACGAAAATTCGGTCCTGTTAAATCGAGTGATGGGGGCCGATCCTTCCAGTCTGATGGGGCAGTTAAGTGCCAATGGACGTGTATATTTGATCAATCCCAATGGTATCGTGGTCGGGCCAGACGCATCGATTAATACTGCCGATTTTATTGCCTCGGCATTGGATCTTTCGGATAGCGATTTTCTGAATGGAGGCGACTTGTCTTTTGTGGGCGAATCCGCTGCCAGTGTGGTGAATTTGGGGCAGATCACCGCAGCCAATGGAGATGTCATACTTATTGCCCACCAAGTGTCTAATGCAGGTGAGCTACATGCACCGAAGGGGATGGTCGGACTGGCTGCAGGGCAAGAGGTCTTACTGATGGCTGAGGGCGATCCGCGTATAATGGTGAAAACTTCGCTTGCAGGACACAGTTCCGAGCTTGGCGTGGATAACAGCGGTGTGATCCAAGCTGCGGAGGCAGAGCTCGTGGCTGCGGGTGGAAATCTGTATGAGTTAGCGATCAATCAGACAGGCTACATTCAGGCGACTGGGGCCGAAGTGCGCAATGGGCGCGTGTTGCTTACCGCTGAGGATGGCGTGATCGCACATAGCGGGCAAATTCTCGCCAATAACGTCGACGGTAGTGGTGGCGAAGTCCTGATTGGGGGGGATTATCGCGGGCAGAATACAGCCATCGCCAATGCGGCGCGGACCGTAGTGACTGAGGAGGCCGTGATCGATGTGAGTGCCAGCAGTGAGCATGCAGATGCGGGGCGTGTGATCGTGTGGGCAGACGAAGCGACTCGCTTCTGGGGGAATATTTATGGCCAAGGAGGGGCGCAAGCTGGTGCGGGTGCCTTTGTGGAAGTGTCTGGTAAGCAGTATTTGGACTTTGCTGGTTTGGTGGATTTGTCCGCTGCAAATGGGGCAGCGGGCAGCTTGTTGCTCGACCCGGCTTCGTTGACTATTCAGCTGGCGGGCGGCGATAGTGCATCTTCATTGGGAGGCGACCCCTATGTATTTGGAGATGAGTTGGATTCGGGGTCGATCTTACAGGTGTCGACGCTGGAGTCGCAACTGGCTCTCAGTGATGTGACCTTGCTGGCCAGTTTGGCTGATGATGGAGCGAGTTCGTCAATCGTGGTCAATGATGCCGTTAGCTGGACCTCGGGGAATCATCTGACATTTGAATCGGCCAATGATATTTGGATCAATGCCGATTTAAATGCTGGCAGTGGTCATGTAGTTTTCGGCTTAGGTTTTGCCTATGATGGCGAAGTGCTCGGCGGGCCTACACTGACGGGTGATTTTATTGTCGATGGCGCGGCGTCGATTGTTGCGGATACGATCACCATCCGCAATAGCACCGTGGATTCCCATGTCGGGAATTCGAATTTTGGGCCAATGGGGGCGATTGACATCAATGGGGCGCTCACGGTGAATACCTTGGATTTTCAGTATCCCAATCGTCTACCAGGTCGAAACGGAGCTGAAGGCGGTATTCGCGGAGGAATCTCAATCGATCATGCAGCCAATCAAATTGGAACGATCACTACCAGTGAGGCGGACGGGATGATTTATGATGATGTGGTGATTGTCGACAGTGCGGGCGGTCTCGTGCTGGATGGGTTTTTTAATGTGACGGGCGGGGATGTGAGGATTTCCACCGTGGGAGATTTAACCTTAAGCGCCGGCACTCAGCTCGCGGTCAATTCAGGTTATCCGGAACTGGATGGAGACGGGATGATTGGGGGGGACCTCTTTCTCGCGGCGCAAGCAGGTGCCTTTATTAATCAGAGTGATGCGAATGCTCTAATGCCAGATGGCATGGGCCGTTTTCTGGTTTATTCAGATAATCCCAGCGACACGGTAAAAGGTGGCCTGCTGGGGGCACCCGTTTATAATAAGACTTTCTCTGCCAACGCGCCGGACTCAATTACCCAGACCGGCAATCGTTTCCTATACAGTCTCGCTCCGACCTTAACTTTGACTGCGAATAACCTCTCCAAAACAGTCGGAGAGGCGAACCCCATTCTTAGTTTCAATGTGTCCGGATTGGTCGCTGGTGATACGGCTGCTGATGTCTTCAGCGGGGCACCAGCTTTGAGCACGAGTGCAGATATTACCAGTGCGATTGGCGAATACTCCATCGATCTCGCAACGGGCACTGTGGTTTTGTCGGATTATGATTATGGCCTGAACTTGGTAGACGGCATTTTATCGGTAGAAGCCGCAGCCTTAGTTGAGCTCTTGATCACAGCAGATGATATGTTTCGTTATTACGGTGATCACAATCCCGACTTCACTGCTAGCTTTGATGGCCTCATCGACGGCGACGATGCCAGCGTAGTGAATGGATTACAGTTTAGCACAAGCGCGGACTTAACTTCCCCCGTAGGTAACTATACCATCACTCCCTTCGGCGCCACGGCAGAGGCTTACAATATTAGCTATGCCAATGGCACATTGACAGTGAACCCACGCCTTTTAACGATCACTGCATTAGACTTGGAGAAAACCTACGGGGATGCCTTACCCGCATTTGCTAGTTCGGTCAGCGGTTTGGCATCTTTTGATGATGAATCCGACCTTGGAAGTATCAGCTATAGCAGCACTGCCAGTTTGACCACCGCAGATGTGGGCGCCTATGCGATCACCCCTTCCGGTGGTAGCAACGCCAATTACAGTATTAGTTATGTGGCGGGCACTGCTACGGTAACTCCGCGCGCTGCCACAATTACTGCGCCCACGCTCAGTCGTGAATATGGTCTAAATAATCCGACTTACAATGCCACAGGCTCGGGCTTCCTCAGTGGCGAATTTAATCGCAGTCTGGTCGAGTATAATGAGATTTCTGTGTTAGCTGGTATCGGTCACTATACTTTGACTCCGTCCGCTTATGTCGACCCCAACTATAGTATCAGCTATGTCGATGGCTCTTTAGAAATTACCAAAGCGCCCCTGACTTTGACGGCGAATAGTTTTAGCCGTGAGTATGGTTTGGAAAATCCGAGCTTTAGCTTCTACGATTCGGAGTATCGCTTGGGGCATAGCAGTTCGGATGTCTTTAGCGATATTCAGCTATCGTCAACGGCTGCGGTGACTTCCTCCGTCGGCACGTATTCGATCGATTTGGACGTCACCCAAACGAATGAGAATTACGATGTGACGCTACAGAGCGGGAAGTTAACGATTACCAAAGCGCCGCTCCTGGTGGCGCCTACATTAGCTACAAAAATCTATGGTGAGGCGAACCCCGACTTTAGTGTGACCGCTTATGGTCTGCGTAATGGAGATACTGCAAATGTTGTGACTTCAGAGCGGTTCCAAGTATTTGCCAATGAATACTCTGAGGTCGGTAGCTACGAATTGAGCTTATTGGCGGCTACTGCTCAGAACTATAGCCTGAGTTTTAATCCGAGTTTTCTGAATATTACACCACGAGAGCTGACTATTACGGCGAACGATGCGACTCGTGAGTATGGCGATGCCAATCCCATCTTTAGTGCAAGTTTTGATGGCTTAGCGAGTTTTGATGATGAGTCGGTCATTTCTAATCTGCGCTTGTCAACCTCGGCTACGCCCGCCTCGAATGCACTCCAGTATGGCATCCATGTGAGCTCCGATTCAAATCGAAATTATCAGATCAGCTACGAGCCAGGATTTCTAACTGTTACGAAGGCACCGTTGGATATTTCATTGAGTTGGGTCAGTCGCCTTTATGGTGATGGTAATGCCTCCGCGCTCTCGGCTGTTGAGATCGAGGAAGCGTATGGTTTTAAATTAGATGACGATCTCAGTGATATACGGCTCAGTGATCTCACGACTACAGCCACACAGTTTTCGGATGTCGGTAACTACCTGGTCAATGGGAGCATCGACTCTGAGAAATATGAAGTCAGAAGTCTAAACCCCGGTTTGCTCACTGTGACGCCACGACCTTTAACTGTTTTGATCGATATGGATGCCAGCGAACGTGTGCGCAGTTATGGTGATGCAGGCCTTGATGTGAGTGATCACTTGATTGTAGCCAACCTGACTGCATGGGACACAGTTGAGACTGTGTTCGAAGTTGAGGATCCGACTCAGACATTCACGCCCATCGGAGAATATAATTTTACGGGCAAGGTGCTGGATTCGAACTATACGTTGAGCAGTTTTGCCAATACCAGCTTTACCATTCAGCAGCTCGCTTTGGATCTGGTTTTTGATGGTGCGACTCGCGTGTATGGTGGCGATGCGATCAACCTGTGGCATTATTTAGAGACCGACGAGCTCTTTGTTGCCGGAGATACGCCCGAGAGCGTTCTGAGCACGCCGACTGCAGATGTTTCTGTTAGCAGTGATGTGGGGGAATACCCCATTTCCGTCGCTAGCATTAATAGCAACTACACTGTAAACTCTATTACGGGTAAGTTCAGTATCACGCCGCGTCCGTTATTTGTCTATTTAAATGAGATCGAGCGCGTGTTTGGTAATGCGAATCCGTCTGGATACGCGAGCTATCGCATCGCCGGAGGCGCGAACGATCTGCTTAGTTTTGATTCGCTCGATAGCGTGTTACAGGTCAATGCACCTGAGGTGACGGCCGATGTCGGGACTTATTCGCTGACACCTACGATGCTTACAGATAACTATGAGCTACTTTCGTTTGAGGGCAGTATGACTATCAACCCACGCCAGATCACATTGCAACTGCCAGATTCCGTGCGACGTGTTTATGGTGATGCTAATCCCACACTCGATCCCATTGAGGTCTTAACTCCCAGTGGATTGGCCAATTCGGGATTAGCAAGTTTCCACACCGTGGCCGATGTGATTCACGCGGATTTACCTGCCATCGATGCGAGTCCGCAGGTTCTCTATTGGAGTGATGTCTTTTCCTTAAATAGTAATTACAATGTTGATTTTTCCGATGAGTTTCAGTTCCGAATTGATCCACGGCCGATCACGTTGGAACTACCATCTTTTACACGATTGTATGGTGATCTCAATCCAGATGTGACTATCGTCGAGCGCAGCTCGACTGGCAATAGCCAAGGCTTGGCATCCTTTGATACCCTAGAGTCTGCTTTTCCTCTGAGCCTGCCAGATGAGTCTGCTAACGTGGGCAGTTACATGGCGAGCGTCAGCAATTCTAATTACGATATCACGAGCTACGGAGGTGAGATTCAAATCGACCCACGGGTGCTCAAGGTCGACGCGATGAATAAAAGCAGCATCTATGGCGAAGATCATGGCTCTTTCTCTGTCACTACCGTCGAGGGTTCGGACGGCTTTGCATGGTTTGATGATTCTCTTGAGCGACGTATCGAAATTTTGCTGCGCAGCGATCTGGATGAAACGACCGAGGTGGGGACTTATCAATTTGTGAATGAGAGTTTTGAGAACTATATCATTGATCTCCGTTATGGTGGCATCTTGACGGTGAATCCACGTCCAGTGACGATACAATTGCCCGGATTCACGCGTGTGTATGGAAGTGAGAATCCCGAGGATTCAATTTTTGCAGTGGCTGATGGTTCTGCGTATGGCCTCGCTTCGTTTGATCGTCTGGAGGATGTCATCTCATTGGGAGTGGAGACGCCAAGCATACAAACGGATGCAGGCACATACGCCTTCGATATCACTAGCGACCCAAATTACAATTTTAGTTATGTCGGAGAGTCGGCGTATACCATCACTCAGCGGTCCTTGTTTTACCGGATCTCAAATGTCCTCAGGTCCTACGGCGATGATGCTGGGCAGTTGCCCTACCAGGAACTCTTTGCCAGCGACAACTCTGGTATCGCTTCTTTTGATACCTTTGAAGAAGTGGTTCATTTTAATGTGCCTGGAGCGGAAGCAAATGTCGGGCGCTACACTGTGACCGCGGATGTGGATGATAATTATCAAATCACACTGTTCGGTCCCACCGAAGGGCAGGCGCCTTATGTGCAGATCGAACCACGCTATCTATGGGTCGATTTGATGGGCTATGATCGCCTATACGGTGACGAAAATCAGCAAGATGGAGTTATTATTACACAAGGAAGCCTACCATCATTCGCGCAGATGAGTGATGTCTTCGAACTCTTTACACCGTCTGTCAATACGCCTGCTGGGGAGTATGTGGTGAGTCGAGTGCTGGATAATCGCAATTATACTGTGACTGTGAACCGTGGGAGCGAGTCGATGATCATCAGCCCGCGCACTCTCACACTGAGCCTGAATAGTCATCCTTTCGGCTACTATGGTGATGAAAACTTTTTCGCAGATTTTGTGATCGGCGGAGATGGCCTCGCGGCACATGATACTTATAGCGATGTGATTTCGGTGCCCTTGTTGGATCAGTTGAATGCGAACTCGGATGTCGGTTATTATCTCTTGGATTCAGTCGAGCTTGATCCCACTCGTTATACCTTGCAGGACTTTAGCGCTTCGGTGTTCACGCTCTTGCCGCGTCAATTACAGCTCAGCATTCAGGATTTGTCTCTGGATTTTGATAGCATCGATGAGTTGATTGCATACTTAAACGATGAATACCTGGTGGTCGCCGCCGATGTGACAGGCCTACCTGCTGGTGAGAGTATTGATGACGCCTTTCCAGTCATACGTTATCAAGTTGTGGACGATGAGCGTGTTCCACAGTTGCCGGTGATACCGACTATGAACAATGTCGTTATCCCCGAGGTGTCTGAACTGGCAGCAGACTCTAGTTTAATCGGGAATGGGCTCACTTTGATCGCTGGCACCAGTGCACCACCATCGACGGGGGTAAGTCGCAGCTCCAGTGCGATTACAGAGGAGGGTGAAATCAACTTGAGTCAATATCTCACAGTTTACGATGGCTATGACACCGAGGAAAATTACGTGCTGACTGCGGTCCATAATGGCAGCATTCAATTGACCGTGCCGAACACCTTGTCCGATACATTAGTACAGTCTTATACGGGGACGAGCATCACTATCAATGGCACAGATTTCTCGCTCACAGATTTGATGGATCTGGCCAATCAGTCGAGCAACCAAGAGCTGACAGTGGTGAGTGGTAATCAGCCAGCGCCGACACTGGATAGTCTTTTTGCCGGAGGCGATTACAGTCTGGGGATTGATATGATGATGGCATTATTCGAGAGTCTTTTTTCGGATGGAGAGCGTCTGACTTTCGAGGAAGGGAGTTTGTTTTATGAAATTACCCGTAGCACCACAGGAAGCTTAGACGACCTTAGCCCATTCTTGATCCAGCGTTGGTTTGAGCGAAATGCCGACAGTCCGGATTTTATGACGATGCTGGCCGAGCCTTTGGCCGTGTATAGCCAGTCATTTTTAGATAAAGATCCTACGACATACAGTGCTGCAGAGCAGCAGTTCGCAGATTTATTAGGCGAGCATTTAGGCGATGCACGCGACGATGTGGCGGCACGTATGGTTGAGAAGCGAGATGCCTGGATCGCAGTCGAGGAGGCGAAAGGATCCAATTTAGCGGACTTGTTTGGTAAGGATGTACCATGGTCAGACTTTATGAGCGAAGCCGCAGGCGAATTTGTAACGGATAATTTAGAAGGTAAAATCGTCGGCACTGCGATTGCGGCCGGAGCCTCCGGAGCGGGCGTTGCCACTGGTGTGGCGGTGTTAACCTCTTTTGTGATGCCCTACGCCTTCGGTAAAGTCGCTGCCGGTGTTGGCACTTCGATCGCTGCGGGAACGTCTTTGGCGGGGGCGAGTGCCGCCGCGCTTGTGGCCGTGCCAGCAGTCATTGTGGCGGGTGCCGTTGTTGGCAGTGTCGCACGTGGAATACAGGTATTCGACAATGCGGATCAAAAAGTCATCTTTGATGGTATTCAGAGTGAAGTCGGGCGAGACATGAATCCCGCAAACTTTGATTTAACAAATAGTGCAGGTGAGGACCATACGCTCAATCAGTCCATCCTGGCTGGGGCGCTGGCGAGTATGCTGTTCGGCGGGTAGCCAGGCAGATTATATATAAAAACTACTACTACCGATATTAGAATGAGCGTTAAAAATACTTCATCTTTCATACATCTGTCATCACGGCTCTTGTTAGCTCCACTCATGATTGCTGCAGCTGCAAATCCGCTGCATGCACAGAACCTGGAGAAGATACAGCCAGAGCCCGTGCCACAATTAGTCGAGCCATTGGTCTCAGACTCGCCAACGCTGGATATTCAGCAGTTAAGAACCGATTTGATTGGCGCGAATCAGGGGGAGCAGATATTACTCCAAGAGCTGAAGCAGTTGATCATTTTAAAGGATCCTGCTCAGTTGGATACTTTGCAATTGCAGCCCGGGCGGACGACTAACTTGGCCGAGTATCCCGAGCTCGACAGCGAGGGCATGAGAGGAGTGATCGAATTATATCTCGGTTTGCCAGTCTCCCAAGAATCGCTGCAGCGCTTACGGTATTCGATCAAATTGATCCTGAGTCAGGACGGCAAACCCTTTTCATCGGTGTATATTCCGCCGCAGGATATTACGGCAGGCGCGGTGCAAATTGTGGTGCGCCCGAGTACAGTCGGTGAGTTGCGAGTCGAGGGGGCGCAGTATTTTTCTGAGGCGAGCTATCTTTCGCGCCTACAATTAAAAGCGGACGGCCAGATTGATCCGAAAACTATACGCACAGGCATCGATCGTATGAATCAAAATTCCTTTCGTTCCGCAGCTGTG
The nucleotide sequence above comes from Coraliomargarita algicola. Encoded proteins:
- a CDS encoding M23 family metallopeptidase, which codes for MNKSLIKAFIYILLASILWRHCEDATLPKLMELCLRYGTPTMLVIQSIFLARGQLYWEHLKTPFQKKQIKYWLSIFNKWVCLALTAFALQIVAIKLENTETEYYQWIQTNWIFAAVFAMILLPLRPRIDRLSNLFILAISALLSYQLLLTQREPRLEESVLLKAPFAEEFCVMNGGYSLLNNMLQSSSRSPRAFGVHMRPAARTFLNDSERNRPYPEAFGATILAPATGTVITANESIPDLPMGQIHPDTGPGNYLLLQIDQQHYLIFANLQQNSIRPETGERIQAGEPLAAIGKSGMFSEPVLLLVATTSPDIFSPQVSSLPILLEGVEKVAAPEADAPFFPTRNEHYRPIQYTQD
- a CDS encoding sensor histidine kinase, which produces MKKSHRYTLFLLFFILTLIVGLRAFRYPEERTVALPVTEGAQISILKDQTLGNIEEILEIAQQPDRFTAYNPNTSRTSSDIFVSCWIQLPLSNYEDRPLERVLEIDYRWVDIAQLYEIHPDGSYTMYQNGENIPSAQKGLPFATHAFQIEFAAHESKTYFLYLRDYHWLLPAITMWESPAVYVERAHTEQNVVFLYMGLLTGLILMNGCIYLALRDQDTLYYILFLLAACALHIVHFNLHTTLLSRIEMGQLAWLPAGVNFFLYSGLLVLTAGLFLRFALEFLQTRHYCPRAYRPVLYLANALVLASPIFMFGPATLFGRSIISIIVSIWACSHLIALSLALYGVFKKVPQTYFFIPATFLLLIVSWQYTSILMTGGIPTSELLLQWLYASGIEMGVLAVGLSERIRMVNDQREAAQANALSEAEKRAELQEQYNNQLEHDVAARTSELAASDQQKSELLRIIAHDIKAPIDGVSSLARMLADSPQSLEPALIKEYTKDIEGSAAHLSELTKSLLLWGQLQTGKHSVGLQPYLLSDLQDAITPALTMLAKTKAIHLDWEIPPQTFARFDFESIASVLRNLTINALKYSHPESRVRISAEVDSERIKLSVKDWGVGITPERLQRLRKQRALESTKGVNGEPGTGIGLQICYDILKAHKSNLHITSQVQQGTHCYFYLRTWNQASQ
- a CDS encoding MBG domain-containing protein; this encodes MRDLQSSLPFSQLLLLAFFTAVLAVPPSSLQAALPSGLEVSHGDIRLSGDGALLNIHQLTPQAIANWQSFSIDANSVVNIQQLDENSVLLNRVMGADPSSLMGQLSANGRVYLINPNGIVVGPDASINTADFIASALDLSDSDFLNGGDLSFVGESAASVVNLGQITAANGDVILIAHQVSNAGELHAPKGMVGLAAGQEVLLMAEGDPRIMVKTSLAGHSSELGVDNSGVIQAAEAELVAAGGNLYELAINQTGYIQATGAEVRNGRVLLTAEDGVIAHSGQILANNVDGSGGEVLIGGDYRGQNTAIANAARTVVTEEAVIDVSASSEHADAGRVIVWADEATRFWGNIYGQGGAQAGAGAFVEVSGKQYLDFAGLVDLSAANGAAGSLLLDPASLTIQLAGGDSASSLGGDPYVFGDELDSGSILQVSTLESQLALSDVTLLASLADDGASSSIVVNDAVSWTSGNHLTFESANDIWINADLNAGSGHVVFGLGFAYDGEVLGGPTLTGDFIVDGAASIVADTITIRNSTVDSHVGNSNFGPMGAIDINGALTVNTLDFQYPNRLPGRNGAEGGIRGGISIDHAANQIGTITTSEADGMIYDDVVIVDSAGGLVLDGFFNVTGGDVRISTVGDLTLSAGTQLAVNSGYPELDGDGMIGGDLFLAAQAGAFINQSDANALMPDGMGRFLVYSDNPSDTVKGGLLGAPVYNKTFSANAPDSITQTGNRFLYSLAPTLTLTANNLSKTVGEANPILSFNVSGLVAGDTAADVFSGAPALSTSADITSAIGEYSIDLATGTVVLSDYDYGLNLVDGILSVEAAALVELLITADDMFRYYGDHNPDFTASFDGLIDGDDASVVNGLQFSTSADLTSPVGNYTITPFGATAEAYNISYANGTLTVNPRLLTITALDLEKTYGDALPAFASSVSGLASFDDESDLGSISYSSTASLTTADVGAYAITPSGGSNANYSISYVAGTATVTPRAATITAPTLSREYGLNNPTYNATGSGFLSGEFNRSLVEYNEISVLAGIGHYTLTPSAYVDPNYSISYVDGSLEITKAPLTLTANSFSREYGLENPSFSFYDSEYRLGHSSSDVFSDIQLSSTAAVTSSVGTYSIDLDVTQTNENYDVTLQSGKLTITKAPLLVAPTLATKIYGEANPDFSVTAYGLRNGDTANVVTSERFQVFANEYSEVGSYELSLLAATAQNYSLSFNPSFLNITPRELTITANDATREYGDANPIFSASFDGLASFDDESVISNLRLSTSATPASNALQYGIHVSSDSNRNYQISYEPGFLTVTKAPLDISLSWVSRLYGDGNASALSAVEIEEAYGFKLDDDLSDIRLSDLTTTATQFSDVGNYLVNGSIDSEKYEVRSLNPGLLTVTPRPLTVLIDMDASERVRSYGDAGLDVSDHLIVANLTAWDTVETVFEVEDPTQTFTPIGEYNFTGKVLDSNYTLSSFANTSFTIQQLALDLVFDGATRVYGGDAINLWHYLETDELFVAGDTPESVLSTPTADVSVSSDVGEYPISVASINSNYTVNSITGKFSITPRPLFVYLNEIERVFGNANPSGYASYRIAGGANDLLSFDSLDSVLQVNAPEVTADVGTYSLTPTMLTDNYELLSFEGSMTINPRQITLQLPDSVRRVYGDANPTLDPIEVLTPSGLANSGLASFHTVADVIHADLPAIDASPQVLYWSDVFSLNSNYNVDFSDEFQFRIDPRPITLELPSFTRLYGDLNPDVTIVERSSTGNSQGLASFDTLESAFPLSLPDESANVGSYMASVSNSNYDITSYGGEIQIDPRVLKVDAMNKSSIYGEDHGSFSVTTVEGSDGFAWFDDSLERRIEILLRSDLDETTEVGTYQFVNESFENYIIDLRYGGILTVNPRPVTIQLPGFTRVYGSENPEDSIFAVADGSAYGLASFDRLEDVISLGVETPSIQTDAGTYAFDITSDPNYNFSYVGESAYTITQRSLFYRISNVLRSYGDDAGQLPYQELFASDNSGIASFDTFEEVVHFNVPGAEANVGRYTVTADVDDNYQITLFGPTEGQAPYVQIEPRYLWVDLMGYDRLYGDENQQDGVIITQGSLPSFAQMSDVFELFTPSVNTPAGEYVVSRVLDNRNYTVTVNRGSESMIISPRTLTLSLNSHPFGYYGDENFFADFVIGGDGLAAHDTYSDVISVPLLDQLNANSDVGYYLLDSVELDPTRYTLQDFSASVFTLLPRQLQLSIQDLSLDFDSIDELIAYLNDEYLVVAADVTGLPAGESIDDAFPVIRYQVVDDERVPQLPVIPTMNNVVIPEVSELAADSSLIGNGLTLIAGTSAPPSTGVSRSSSAITEEGEINLSQYLTVYDGYDTEENYVLTAVHNGSIQLTVPNTLSDTLVQSYTGTSITINGTDFSLTDLMDLANQSSNQELTVVSGNQPAPTLDSLFAGGDYSLGIDMMMALFESLFSDGERLTFEEGSLFYEITRSTTGSLDDLSPFLIQRWFERNADSPDFMTMLAEPLAVYSQSFLDKDPTTYSAAEQQFADLLGEHLGDARDDVAARMVEKRDAWIAVEEAKGSNLADLFGKDVPWSDFMSEAAGEFVTDNLEGKIVGTAIAAGASGAGVATGVAVLTSFVMPYAFGKVAAGVGTSIAAGTSLAGASAAALVAVPAVIVAGAVVGSVARGIQVFDNADQKVIFDGIQSEVGRDMNPANFDLTNSAGEDHTLNQSILAGALASMLFGG